The genomic interval AGCCCAGTTCCTTCAAGAGTTCATAGGCCTCGACGTCGGTCTTGGCGGTGGTCACGAACGTTACGTCCATACCGCGAATCTTCTCGATCGCGTCAAGATCTATTTCGGGGAAAATGATTTGCTCTTTGAATCCCACGGTGTAGTTTCCGCGTCCGTCGAAGCCGCGATTCGGCAATCCGCGAAAATCGCGGATGCGCGGCGCAGCCGTACTGATCAAACGATCGAGAAACTCCCACATCATGTGACGACGCAGAGTCACGAAAGCGCCGATCGGCATCCCCTCGCGCAGTTTGAAATTCGAGATGGACTTGCGGGCTTTCGTTATCGCCGGACGTTGGCCGGTGATCTGAGCCACCTCCCGCACGACGCCGTCGAGAATGCGCGGATTCGCCACCGCGTCCCCCGCCCCGACGTTGACCACGATCTTCGTAAGTCGCGGAATCTGCATGGGATTCTTGTACTGGAACCGCTTGGTCAAGGCGTCCCGCACCTTGTCCTGATAGTGGCTCTGGAGACGAGGAACGTAATCGCCCGGGAGACGCGGACGCTCTCCTCCGAGAGCCACTCCGCCCTTCTTCGCTTCCTTCCCGCCCTTCTTGGAGGATGGCGCGCCTTTGGACGGCTTGGAGGGTTTGGCTTTATCTCCGCTCATCGCGAATCATCTCGTTAGAAACCTTGGCCACGCGCACACGTTGCCGCTTTTCGCCGCCGGTCAGTACCTTGCGACCCACCCGGGTCGGTTCGCCGCTCTTCGGGTCGAGCAGCATCACGTTGGAAACGTGAATGGAACCTTCGCGAGTAACGATGCCGCCCTGCGGACGAGTCTGCGTCGGGCGCTGGTGCTTCTTAATGAAGTTCACGCCCTCCACGACGATGCGTCGCTTCTCGGGAAAAACCTTGAGAACTTTGCCGCGCTTCCCGCGGTCGTTCCCGGCGATCACCACCACCATGTCGTTCTTCTTGATCTTCAGATGGAGAGCCATTGGGCAATTGGAATCCGAAATAGTGTAAATCTTCCGGCCGCGGTCAGACGACTTCCGGAGCCAGAGACACAATCTTCATGAACTGCTTTTCGCGAAGCTCGCGAGCCACCGGTCCGAAGATGCGGGTGCCGCGCGGCTCGTTTTCCTTGTCAATAAGAACCACCGCGTTCTCGTCGAAACGAATGTACGATCCGTCGCGACGGCGAACTTCCTTGGTGGTGCGAACGATCACTGCGCGGGACTTGTCCCCCTTCTTCACCGACGCATTGGGAATCGCCGAGCGAACGGAAACCATGATAATATCGCCCACCGATGCGGTGCGACGGCCGGTTCCGCCGTACACGCGGAAACAACGGACTTTCTTGGCACCCGTATTGTCGGCCACGTTGAGTATGGAATACTCCTGAATCATCGGAGGCTACTTTCTCTTCTCGATGACCTGCACCAGTCGCCAATGCTTGTGCTTGGACTGCGGACGGGTCTCCATGATCCGCACGCGATCGCCGATTTGGCATTGATTCGTCTCATCGTGGGCCATGAACTTCGAGGTTCGCCGCACGTACTTCTTGTACAGCGGGTCCTGCACGCGGCGCTCGACGGCCACCACGATGGTCTTACTCATCTTGTTGGAAACCACGATCCCGATACGGGTCTTGCGCAGTCCGCGCTTGACCGACGAGACCGGAGCTGCAGAATGATCCGTCATGCCGTCACTTCCTTCGGCTGGCGTTTGCCGAGCTCGAATTCCCGGATCATCGTGCGGATGCGGGCAATGTCCCGCCGCAAGTGCCGTACCCGCGCAGTATTGGGAAGTTGTCCGGAATCCAGTTGAAACCGGAGTTGCTCAAGGCTGTCCTCACAGTCATGGAGACGCCGATCGAGTTCAGCCGGAGACAGCTCCTTCAGCTCGGTCATCTTCTGTGGTCTTGCACTACCCGTTCCCATATCTCCGCATCACCATCCGGTTATGAGTGCGCGATTTCGCGCTGAACAAACTTGGTCTTGATGGGGAGCTTGTGCGCCGCCAGACGCATGGCCTCGCGCGCCGCCTGCTCTTCCACCCCTTCGATCTCGAACAGAATCCGGCCGGAACGAATCACGGCCGCGTAAAACTCGATCGGCCCTTTGCCCTTGCCCTGACGGGTTTCGAGCGGCTTCTTGGAAACGGGCTTGTCGGGAAAAATCCGAATCCAGATCTTGCCGCCGCGCTTCACGTGACGAGTGAGCGCCACACGAGCGGCCTCGATCTGCCGCGACGTCATCCAGCAATCGCCCATCGCCTTCAATCCGAACTCGCCGAAGGCAACCGTGCTGCCGACGTAGTCGGAACCCTTGCGACGACGACGCTGCTGTTTGCGAAACTTGAGTCTCTTGGGAGTCAGCATGTTCTACGTCCTATGTCCGTGACCGCTCGCGCGAGCGAAGCTGCCCGGCCGCCAGAGCGTTCTTGCCGATGACTTCGCCCTTGCAGATCCACACTTTCACGCCGACGGTACCGTAGGTGGTCTTGGCCACCGACAGCGAGTAGTCCACGTCGGCGCGCAGCGTGTGCAGCGGAACCCGGCCTTCCATATACCCTTCCTGCCGCGACATCTCGGCGCCGCCCAGACATCCCGAACAGAGAATCTTCACGCCTTCCGCTCCCATGCGCATCGTCGTCTGGAGAGCTTTCTTCATCGCGCGGCGAAACGAGACCCGTCCCTCGAGCTGCTGGGCGATCAGGTCGGCGACCAACTTCGCCTCGAGCTCGGGCCGCTTGATCTCGAAAATATTGACTTGCACGTCTCGTTGAGTCAGATTCCGCAGCTCGGCCTTGAGCTTGTCCACTTCGGCGCCTTTCCGTCCGATGACGATGCCCGGACGGGCGGTGCGGATGGTGAGCGTGAGCTGCTTGGGCGTGCGTTCGATCTGAATCCCCGCCACGCCCGCGCCCTTCAAACGCTGCGCCAGATACTTGCGGAGATAAAGATCTTCATGCAACTTGTCGGCGAAGCTGCGTTCATCGAACCAGGCGCTGTTCCAAGTGCGGATAATGCCCAGCCGCATGCCGACGGGATTGACTTTCTGACCCACAGGTTATTCCGTTTTCTTCGATCTGGTCTTCGCGGTCCGCTTGGCCGAACTCTTCGGGGCGGGAGCCTTTTTGGCTCGCGCTTTCTTCACCGGTGCGGCCGGCTTCTCCGGAGAAGCGGTTTCTTCAACAGGTGATTCCTCGGCCTCCTCGACGTCCTCGATTTGAGGAAGGCCGATGTGAACCGTTAAATGACTCATGCGCTTGCGAATCAGCGTCGCGCGTCCCATCGCCCGCGGCAGAAAGCGGCGGTAGGCCGGACCCTCATCCACGAAAATCCGCGTGACCACCAGCTCGTCCGGATTGACGTTGCGAGCCTCATCGCTGTTGACGATATTCGCCACCGCCGACTGAATGGCCTTGAGCGTCGGAAGGGCCGCCGAGCGATGCGTGAACTTGAGCAAGCCGATGGCGTCATTGACGGACTTGCCGCGCACCAGATCGGCTACCAATCGCATCTTGCGAGGAGTTACATGAAGGTATTTTGCGACGCAGTGGGATTCCATTGGAGTTTCTACTTCTTGGCAACGGTGCGTTCGGCCTTCTTCGCCGTGTGGCCCTTGAACGTCCGGGTCGGCGCGAACTCACCCAATTTATGCCCCACCATGTTCTCAGTGATGTAAACGGGCAGGAACTTCTTGCCGTTGTGAACGGCCAGAGTGTGGCCCACGAAATCCGGCGAAATCATCGAACGACGCGACCACGTCTTGAGAACCTTCTTCTCGTTCGCTTCGTTCATCTTCAGAATGCGGGCTTCCAGTTTGGGGTCAATGAACGGCCCCTTCTTGAGCGACCTGGCCATGGATTACGAGCCTCGTGTCTGAACGTTACGGCGACGAACGATAAGACGATTCGATTGCTTCCGCGGATTGCGGGTCTTGTAGCCCTTCGTGGGTTTGCCCCACGGAGTGCACGGATGACGCCCGCCGCTGCTGCGTCCTTCACCGCCACCCATCGGATGATCCACCGGATTCTTGGCCACGCCGCGCGTGTGGGGTCGGCGGCCCAGCCAACGCGTCCGCCCCGCTTTTCCGCTGGTGACTTTCTCATGATCGAGATTGCCGACCTGTCCGATGGTGGCCAGGCACAGTGAGGGAAGCTTGCGGACTTCGCCGCTCGGCAGCTTGAGCAGCGCATATCCACCGTCTACGGCCGTGAGTTGACAGGCGGCTCCGGCGGCCCGCGAAATCTGACCGCCCTTGCCGACCTTCATCTCGACGTTGTGCACGAACGAGCCCAGCGGAATCTTTTCCAGCGGAATGGCGTTGCCGACCCGAATCTCGGTCTCCTTGCGGGAGGACATTACGCGATCTCCCACCGCCAAACCGTTCGGAGCCAGGATGTACCGCTTCTCGCCGTCCGCATAGAACAGCAGAGCGATGTTCGCACTGCGATTGGGATCGTATTCGAGTCGAGCCACGCGCGCCGGAATATCGTACTTGTTGCGCTTGAAATCAATGATACGATAGTGGCGCTTGTGGCCGCCGCCGATATTGATATTGGTCGCCCGCCCGCGATTGTTCCGGCCGCCCGTCTTGGGAAGCGGAGTAAGCAGGCTCCGCTCCGGACCCTCCTTGGAGATATCGCTGCGGACCAGCACCGTGCGGAAGCGCAACGTCGGTGTAAGCGGTCTGAATTTCTTGACTGGCATGTTTCGATCGCTTGCGGAAAATTGCTATACGTTCTGCGCGAGTTCGATGGTGTCGCCGGGCTTCAGCGTCACGACGGCCTTCTTCCAGTCGGCGCGTTTGCCGACGAACCGGCCGAGACGCTTGACCTTGCCGCGCACGTTCATCGTATTCACTTGCAGCACGGTCACCGAGTATTTCTGCTCGACCGCGCGCTTGATCTCGATCTTGTTGGCGCCCGGAGCCACCATGAAAGCGTACTGATTCCGCTTGTCCTGAAGGGCCGCCACTTTCTCGGTCAGAAGAGGCTTGCGAAGTACCGATCTCTTATGCAGCATGGTCAAGTACCTTCACCAGCTTGGGAACCGCGCTCTTCTGGAAGAGGAGAACCGTGCAATCCATGAGGTCTCTGGTCGAAGCGACCTCCGCCTTTTGCAGGTTCGCGCGGTTCAGATTGCGAATGCTCTTGACGAGCACCAAGTCGAATTCCGGAGTCAGGAGAAGAACCTTCTCGTCTCCCAAGCCAAGCGCAGCCAGAAGACCGACCATCTCGCGCGTCCGCGGAGCATCCAGCGTGAAATCCTCCACCACACGAATGCGATCTTCGCGGGCTTTGTGAATCAGCGCGCTGCGCCGCGCCAGCTTCTTCACCTTCTCGGTAATATTCACGCTGTACGTATGCGGCTGCGGACCGAAGATCGTTCCGCCGCCCGGATTCAGGGGCGAACGCCGGGTTCCCTGCCGAGCCACACCGCGGCCTTTCTGGCGGAACGGCTTGCGCCCGCCGCCGCGCACCATGCAACGGTTACGGGTCGAGTGAGTTCCCTGACGACGCGCCGCTTCCTCACTGCGGACGGCCAGCCAGATCGCATGATCGTTCGGATCGCCCGCCAGAAGTCCGTCGGGGATCTCAATCGTCTCGGATGACTTGGAGCCGTCGCGTTTGTATATGGGCAGTTGCATATCTTGACTCTACGGCTTGCGAACCAGAACGATTCCTTTGGTCGGGCCGGGTACCGCACCCTTAACCATGATCAGGCTCGCGTCCACGTCCACTCGGACCACGGTGAGTCCGCCGGAGGTTACCTGTTGATTGCCCATCTGTCCCGGCATTCGCAATCCTTTCCAAACGCGGCCGGGGAACGTGTGAGCGCCGATCGCGCCGCCATGACGGAAAAACTCGTGCGTCCCGTGTGTGCTCACGGCGCCGCTGAAGTGGTGACGTTTCATCACGCCCTGAAATCCCTTGCCCTTAGACGTGGCGGTAACCTTGATTTTATCGCCGACGACGAACAGATCGCACTTCAACGTATCGCCGACCCGCTTCCCCTCGATCTGCATGTTGCGGATTTCGCGTTCCACCTTGGGCGCGGTGAGATTCAGCTTGGCGTAGTGACCCTTCTGAGCCATATTCACGAGCTTGTCGCGCTTCTGCTCGAAGCCGAGGCACGTCGCACTATAGCCGTGAAGCTCGTCACTGCGCAGATTGGTGATCAGGTTGGGGCCCAGCTCGATGACGGTGACCGGAATAACCTGTCCCTTCGCATCGAATACTCGGGTCATACCCAGTTTGCGTCCAATCAGTCCTATCATGTCTTGATCTCGATGTCCACACCCGCCGGCAGCTCGATGCGGATCAGCGCATCCACCGTCTTGGGGGTAGAGTTGAGAATGTCAATGAGGCGCTTATGAATTCGCGTCTCGAATTGCTCGCGGGACTTCTTATCCACGTGCGGCGAGCGATTCACCGTCACGACCTGACGACGCGTGGGCAGCGGGATCGGTCCCGAAATCAGTGCCCCGGTCGCCTTGGCCGTCTGAATGATCTTCTCGGTTGATTTGTCGACCAGATTGTGGTCGTAGCTCTTCAACCGAATGCGAATGAAACCTTTCTTCACCGTGGAAACCCGCTTGATTCCGCAACCAACGAACGAAACGCTATTTCCTCTCGAGAATTTTCTCCAACACCGCCGTCGGCACTTCCTGGAAACGGTCGAACATCATCGTGAAGATCGCCCGTCCCTGAGTCAGCGACCGCAGAGCCGTCGCGTAGCCGAACATCTCAGAAAGCGGCACCCGCGCATTCACCACCTGACCGTCCGCGCGCGGATGCATCTCCGTAACGCGCCCGCGCCGGGAGTTGATATCACCCACGACTCCGCCAAGGTACGCGTCGGGAGTCACAACCTCGACCAGCATGATCGGTTCCATGATGGTCGGGTCCGCCCGCCGCACCGCGTCGCGAAGCGCCATCGCGGCCGCGACGTTGAAGGCGAGCTCCGAGGAATCCACCTCGTGGTACGATCCGTCCACCAGCGTCGCCTTGATATCCATCAGCGGATAACCGGCCAGAACGCCGGTCCGCATGGCGGATTCCATTCCCCTCTGAACGGCCGGAATATATTCCCGCGGAACATTACCGCCCACAATCTTGTTCTCGAACACCAGACCCGATCCGGGAGGCGCCGGCTCAACGTCAATGATAATGTGAGCAAACTGACCGCGACCGCCGGTCTGCTTGGCGAACTTCGTATCCTGCCGCACCGACTTGCGAATACACTCTTTGTACGCAACCTGCGGACGGCTCACCAGCGCGTCCACTTTAAACTCGCGCAGCAATCGGTCCACGATGATCTCGAGGTGCAACTCGCCCATTCCGGCAATGATCGTCTGCCCCGTTTCCTCGTTGTAGCCGACGCGGAACGTGGGATCCTCGTCGGCCAGACGGGACAGGGCCTCGGCAATCTTGTCCTGATCCGATTTCGAGCGCGGCTCGATGGAGATCTCGATTACCGGCGTGGGGAATTCCATCTTCTCAAGAAGAATCGGACGGTTCTCCGCGCACAGCGTGTCGCCCGTGCGAACCTCTTTTAGAGCCACCGTCGCGACGATGTCCCCGGCCGCGACCTCGGTAATGTCTTCGCGCTTGTTGGCCGACATCTGAAGCAGCCGCGAAATACGCTCGCGCTTGCCCGTCGTCGCGTTCAAGATGTTCGATCCCGCCGTCAGCTTTCCGGAATAGACGCGGAAAAAAGTCAACTTGCCGACGTAGGGATCGGTCATGATCTTGAACGCCAACGCCGCAAACGGTTCCTTCGCATCCGGCTTCCGGATCTCGACCGCATCGGTCTTGGGATGGGTTCCCTTTACCGGACCGATATCAAGCGGCGACGGCAGGAAGTCCACCACCGCGTCCAGCAGCCGTTGCACACCCTTATTCTTGAAGGCCGATCCTACCAGCACCGGGAAGATCTTCATGTCGAGCGTGGCCTTGCGCAACGCCGCACGGATCTCCTCGGGCGGAACCGGTTGATCTTCGAGGAATTTGGCCATCAAATGATCGTCGTAGTCCGACACCGATTCGAGCAGCTTTTCGCGCCAGTGATGAGCCACGTCGTACATGTCTCGCGGCACGTCGAACTCCTCGTAGCGCAGCCCCTGCGTCTCCTCGACCCACACCACCATCCGGAACGTGATCAGATCAATCACCCCCCGAAACATGTCACCCGATCCCACGGGAATGATGAACGGGACCGGGTTGGCGTGTAGACGAGAACGAATCATGTCCACGACGCGGAAAAAATCCGCGCCGGCACGATCCATCTTATTGACAAAGCAGATGCGGGGGACGCGGTAACGATTGGCCTGCCGCCAGACCGTTTCCGACTGCGGCTCCACGCCGCCGACGGCACAGAACAGCGCGACCGCGCCGTCGAGCACGCGCAGCGATCGCTCCACCTCGACCGTGAAATCCACGTGGCCGGGCGTGTCAATGATGTTGATGCGGTGATCGCGCCAGTAGCAGGTGGTCGCGGCGGACGTGATCGTGATTCCCCGCTCCTTCTCCTGCTCCATGAAGTCCATCGTGGTGCTGCCTTCGTGCACCTCCCCCATCCGGTGCAGACGGCCGGTATAGAACAGGATCCGCTCCGTGGTCGTCGTCTTACCGGCATCAATGTGAGCCATGATGCCGATATTCCGAGTCGCAGTCAAAGGCAATCTCGGCGCCGAATCCTTCGACGCCGAACTCACACCTTGACGGGTTTGTACGTTCGGAACGGTCACTCTATTCTATCCCTTGCTGCCAAATGAATCATCCGGTTGCGGAACTCGCCGTTACCAGCGGAAATGGGCAAACGCCCGGTTGGCCTCGGCCATGCGATGCGTATCTTCACGTTTCTTCACCGCCGAGCCTTCGCCCTTGGAAGCGGCCAGAAACTCGCCCGCCAGTTTTTGTGCCATGGTCTTCTCCCCCCGGTTCCGAGCGTAGGAAATAAGCCAGCGAATGGCCAGCGCTTGCCGGCGGGCCGAACGCACTTCCACCGGAACCTGATAGGTCGAGCCACCAACCCGGCGGCTTTTCACCTCGACCAGCGGAGCCACGTTCTTCATGGCCTTCTGGAAGACCTCGAGGGGATTGGCCTTGGCCTTGTCCTCGATGATTCCGAATGCCCCGTAGAGGCTGTTCTCGGCCACCGAGCGCTTGCCGCGTCTCAGCAGACCATTAATGAATGCGGCAACCTCGGCCGACCCATACTTCGGGTCCAGCGGCTGCTCGCGCCGGATGACTCGTTTCCTTCTTGACATACGTGGTGATCTTGGAAAGTAGCGGCTGACCGGGGGGGAACCGCAACGTCTACTACCGGGCCTTGGCGGCGGACTTCCGCTTCGTGCCGTACTTCGAGCGGCCCTTCTGGCGTCCGTCAACACCTGCCGCGTCCAGTTTGCCGCGAATGATATGATACCGGACTCCCGGCAGGTCCTTCACACGGCCACCGCGAATCATCACGATGGAGTGTTCCTGGAGATTATGTCCCTCGCCGGGAATATAGGCGGTTACGACGATTCCGTTGGTGAGCTTGACACGGGCTACCTTACGCAACGCCGAGTTTGGTTTCTTGGGCGTCGTGGTGTAAACGCGCGTGCAGACACCACGGCGTTGCGGGCACCGAGCCAGTGCCGGTGCCGTTGTCTTGTATTTCTTTGATTCCCGCCGGAGGCGGACTAATTGTTGGACGGTGGGCAAGAACAGCTCCCCGTTTTAGGCTTAGACTTTCAAATTAAACAATTAACCGGCAATTTGTCAAGCGTCTTTACGCTCTCTTGTGCGCCTGCCGATTCCCTTCAAATGATCGGATTCGCATCACAAGATACTGATTTTCAAGGATATCTGGGAATCATCAAGAAGCCTGTGGCTCATCTTGCATACCCTTGGTACCCAGGATGCCCTCTCCGACAACAGGCTCTTCGACACTTTCCACCGGCTCCTCTTCGATCCGCGGCATCGTGATTCGGAAGTCTTTGGCAAGTTCCTCGGCCTCATCAGTAGGCCGCTCAACCCTGAGCCGCTGATACCGCAAGAGTCCCGTACCCGCCGGGATCAGGTGGCCCATGATGACGTTTTCCTTCAGACCCGACAGGATATCCACCTTCTTGGAAATCGCCGCATCCGTGAGAACGCGGGTCGTTTCCTGAAAACTTGCCGCCGAGATGAAGCTCTCCGTGGACAAGCTGGCCTGAGTAATCCCGAGCAGGACCGGAGTTGATGTAGCCGGCTTGGCCGGCCGGCCCTTGGCTTCCGTGCTACCGGCCGCGCGAAGCTTCCGATTTTCGCGGTTAAACTCCGCACGATCAACAATCTGGTTCACCCGGAACGAACCGTCGCCGGACTCCTCAACGATGATTTTATTGAACATCTTTTCGTTGGAGCGAATGAACTTCAGCCCGTCCACATGATCGCCTTCCAGATAGTCGGAGTCGCCCGGGTCCTCGATACGAACCTTCTGCAGCATCTGCCGGACGATCACTTCGATGTGCTTATCGTTGATCCGCACACCCTGCGAACGATACACCTCCTGGATCTCCTTTACCAAATACTCCTGAACCTTCCAGGCTCCCTGAATGGCCAAGATGTCCTGCGGGACGACCGAGCCTTCGGTGATCTTCTCACCCGCCGAAACCCGGTCGTGATCGTGAACCAGAATATGCTTGCCGTAGGGCACGGCATACTTGCTCTCCACCTGACCGTCGTGCGAAGTAACCGTAATCATGCGCACACCGCGCTTGAGACCGCCGAAGCGCACCACTCCGTCAATTTCGGATACGATGGCCGGATCTTTGGGCCGGCGGGCCTCGAAGAGTTCGGTGACCCGCGGCAGACCGCCGGTGATGTCGCGAATACTGCTCGACTTGCGGGGCATCTTCGCCAGCGGTTCGCCGATCTTGATCGGCTGTCCATCATGAACGAGAAGATGGGCTCCGATGGGAAGAATGTGGTTCGCCAGCCGCTCTCCGCTCTCATCCAAAATCACAATGTGGGGATTCAGCTTGCGGTCTTTGGACTCGATGATGACCTTGTGCTTCATCCCCGTCGTCTCATCCACCTGATGGTGGAAGGTCTGCTCTTCCTTGATATCCATGTAGTGAATGATCCCGCCCACCGACGCCAGGATCGAGTCGGAGTAGGGATCCCACTCGAACAACATCTCGCCTTCTGTCACCTGTTGCCCTTCATCCGCGTAGACCTCGGCTCCATAGGGCAGCTTGTAGCGGGCGACTTGCCGGTTGTTCTCGTCGAGAATCTTGATCAGCCCGGACCGGCGAATCGAAATCTTCTTACCGTCCTCGCGCTGAATGAAATCGGCATTCTCGAACACGATGGAGCCGGTTTTCTTGGCCACTCGCCGGGACTCCGCCACATCACGGGCGGCGGCGCCGCCGATGTGGAAGGTTCGCAGCGTGAGCTGCGTGCCGGGTTCGCCCACCGACTGCGCGGCCATGACGCCGACCGCCTCGCCAATGTCCACCATCTGGCCGGTGGCGAGGTTGGCTCCATAGCATCGCGCGCACACGCCCCGCACCGATTCGCACGTCAGCACCGAGCGAATCTTGATTCGCGTTACACCGGCGCGGGCAATAACTTCCGCCTCCTTCTCCATGACCGGCATGTTGGCGTCGAGAATCTTCACTCCGGTCACCGGATCGAAAATCGGCTCGGAAAGAACGCGGCCCATCACACGCTCATGGAGCTGCTCGGTGACTTCCTCGCCCTCTTGGGCTTCCTCAAGGAAAATCCCGCGC from bacterium carries:
- the rplE gene encoding 50S ribosomal protein L5, whose amino-acid sequence is MSGDKAKPSKPSKGAPSSKKGGKEAKKGGVALGGERPRLPGDYVPRLQSHYQDKVRDALTKRFQYKNPMQIPRLTKIVVNVGAGDAVANPRILDGVVREVAQITGQRPAITKARKSISNFKLREGMPIGAFVTLRRHMMWEFLDRLISTAAPRIRDFRGLPNRGFDGRGNYTVGFKEQIIFPEIDLDAIEKIRGMDVTFVTTAKTDVEAYELLKELGLPMRRREQKTPTTEAEAA
- the rplX gene encoding 50S ribosomal protein L24, whose product is MKIKKNDMVVVIAGNDRGKRGKVLKVFPEKRRIVVEGVNFIKKHQRPTQTRPQGGIVTREGSIHVSNVMLLDPKSGEPTRVGRKVLTGGEKRQRVRVAKVSNEMIRDERR
- the rplN gene encoding 50S ribosomal protein L14 — encoded protein: MIQEYSILNVADNTGAKKVRCFRVYGGTGRRTASVGDIIMVSVRSAIPNASVKKGDKSRAVIVRTTKEVRRRDGSYIRFDENAVVLIDKENEPRGTRIFGPVARELREKQFMKIVSLAPEVV
- the rpsQ gene encoding 30S ribosomal protein S17; this translates as MTDHSAAPVSSVKRGLRKTRIGIVVSNKMSKTIVVAVERRVQDPLYKKYVRRTSKFMAHDETNQCQIGDRVRIMETRPQSKHKHWRLVQVIEKRK
- the rpmC gene encoding 50S ribosomal protein L29, whose product is MTELKELSPAELDRRLHDCEDSLEQLRFQLDSGQLPNTARVRHLRRDIARIRTMIREFELGKRQPKEVTA
- the rplP gene encoding 50S ribosomal protein L16 — its product is MLTPKRLKFRKQQRRRRKGSDYVGSTVAFGEFGLKAMGDCWMTSRQIEAARVALTRHVKRGGKIWIRIFPDKPVSKKPLETRQGKGKGPIEFYAAVIRSGRILFEIEGVEEQAAREAMRLAAHKLPIKTKFVQREIAHS
- the rpsC gene encoding 30S ribosomal protein S3, producing the protein MGQKVNPVGMRLGIIRTWNSAWFDERSFADKLHEDLYLRKYLAQRLKGAGVAGIQIERTPKQLTLTIRTARPGIVIGRKGAEVDKLKAELRNLTQRDVQVNIFEIKRPELEAKLVADLIAQQLEGRVSFRRAMKKALQTTMRMGAEGVKILCSGCLGGAEMSRQEGYMEGRVPLHTLRADVDYSLSVAKTTYGTVGVKVWICKGEVIGKNALAAGQLRSRERSRT
- the rplV gene encoding 50S ribosomal protein L22; amino-acid sequence: MESHCVAKYLHVTPRKMRLVADLVRGKSVNDAIGLLKFTHRSAALPTLKAIQSAVANIVNSDEARNVNPDELVVTRIFVDEGPAYRRFLPRAMGRATLIRKRMSHLTVHIGLPQIEDVEEAEESPVEETASPEKPAAPVKKARAKKAPAPKSSAKRTAKTRSKKTE
- the rpsS gene encoding 30S ribosomal protein S19, encoding MARSLKKGPFIDPKLEARILKMNEANEKKVLKTWSRRSMISPDFVGHTLAVHNGKKFLPVYITENMVGHKLGEFAPTRTFKGHTAKKAERTVAKK
- the rplB gene encoding 50S ribosomal protein L2 yields the protein MPVKKFRPLTPTLRFRTVLVRSDISKEGPERSLLTPLPKTGGRNNRGRATNINIGGGHKRHYRIIDFKRNKYDIPARVARLEYDPNRSANIALLFYADGEKRYILAPNGLAVGDRVMSSRKETEIRVGNAIPLEKIPLGSFVHNVEMKVGKGGQISRAAGAACQLTAVDGGYALLKLPSGEVRKLPSLCLATIGQVGNLDHEKVTSGKAGRTRWLGRRPHTRGVAKNPVDHPMGGGEGRSSGGRHPCTPWGKPTKGYKTRNPRKQSNRLIVRRRNVQTRGS
- the rplW gene encoding 50S ribosomal protein L23; amino-acid sequence: MLHKRSVLRKPLLTEKVAALQDKRNQYAFMVAPGANKIEIKRAVEQKYSVTVLQVNTMNVRGKVKRLGRFVGKRADWKKAVVTLKPGDTIELAQNV
- the rplD gene encoding 50S ribosomal protein L4, giving the protein MQLPIYKRDGSKSSETIEIPDGLLAGDPNDHAIWLAVRSEEAARRQGTHSTRNRCMVRGGGRKPFRQKGRGVARQGTRRSPLNPGGGTIFGPQPHTYSVNITEKVKKLARRSALIHKAREDRIRVVEDFTLDAPRTREMVGLLAALGLGDEKVLLLTPEFDLVLVKSIRNLNRANLQKAEVASTRDLMDCTVLLFQKSAVPKLVKVLDHAA
- the rplC gene encoding 50S ribosomal protein L3, which encodes MIGLIGRKLGMTRVFDAKGQVIPVTVIELGPNLITNLRSDELHGYSATCLGFEQKRDKLVNMAQKGHYAKLNLTAPKVEREIRNMQIEGKRVGDTLKCDLFVVGDKIKVTATSKGKGFQGVMKRHHFSGAVSTHGTHEFFRHGGAIGAHTFPGRVWKGLRMPGQMGNQQVTSGGLTVVRVDVDASLIMVKGAVPGPTKGIVLVRKP
- the rpsJ gene encoding 30S ribosomal protein S10, whose amino-acid sequence is MKKGFIRIRLKSYDHNLVDKSTEKIIQTAKATGALISGPIPLPTRRQVVTVNRSPHVDKKSREQFETRIHKRLIDILNSTPKTVDALIRIELPAGVDIEIKT
- the fusA gene encoding elongation factor G, which encodes MAHIDAGKTTTTERILFYTGRLHRMGEVHEGSTTMDFMEQEKERGITITSAATTCYWRDHRINIIDTPGHVDFTVEVERSLRVLDGAVALFCAVGGVEPQSETVWRQANRYRVPRICFVNKMDRAGADFFRVVDMIRSRLHANPVPFIIPVGSGDMFRGVIDLITFRMVVWVEETQGLRYEEFDVPRDMYDVAHHWREKLLESVSDYDDHLMAKFLEDQPVPPEEIRAALRKATLDMKIFPVLVGSAFKNKGVQRLLDAVVDFLPSPLDIGPVKGTHPKTDAVEIRKPDAKEPFAALAFKIMTDPYVGKLTFFRVYSGKLTAGSNILNATTGKRERISRLLQMSANKREDITEVAAGDIVATVALKEVRTGDTLCAENRPILLEKMEFPTPVIEISIEPRSKSDQDKIAEALSRLADEDPTFRVGYNEETGQTIIAGMGELHLEIIVDRLLREFKVDALVSRPQVAYKECIRKSVRQDTKFAKQTGGRGQFAHIIIDVEPAPPGSGLVFENKIVGGNVPREYIPAVQRGMESAMRTGVLAGYPLMDIKATLVDGSYHEVDSSELAFNVAAAMALRDAVRRADPTIMEPIMLVEVVTPDAYLGGVVGDINSRRGRVTEMHPRADGQVVNARVPLSEMFGYATALRSLTQGRAIFTMMFDRFQEVPTAVLEKILERK
- the rpsG gene encoding 30S ribosomal protein S7, which gives rise to MSRRKRVIRREQPLDPKYGSAEVAAFINGLLRRGKRSVAENSLYGAFGIIEDKAKANPLEVFQKAMKNVAPLVEVKSRRVGGSTYQVPVEVRSARRQALAIRWLISYARNRGEKTMAQKLAGEFLAASKGEGSAVKKREDTHRMAEANRAFAHFRW
- the rpsL gene encoding 30S ribosomal protein S12; the protein is MPTVQQLVRLRRESKKYKTTAPALARCPQRRGVCTRVYTTTPKKPNSALRKVARVKLTNGIVVTAYIPGEGHNLQEHSIVMIRGGRVKDLPGVRYHIIRGKLDAAGVDGRQKGRSKYGTKRKSAAKAR